One region of Aminobacterium colombiense DSM 12261 genomic DNA includes:
- a CDS encoding TRAP transporter permease: MRKLDGFVAKALYVYVLAMGFFHLYTAVFGTFEAFLQRAIHLTWVLPMAFVLYPLVPFKKDQLPDTTVPWYDWILAAASAAPGLYIMINYDQLMMRMQGVDELTTAQLILGTMLIVLLLEATRRIVGLPLVIVALVFTVYTYVCDASFLPSVLRGVPTEFDRIIEGMFLTDEGIFSSSLGVSATFVMIFLIFGGFLEKSGVGEYFMEFAQAFTGTAAGGPAKIAVVSSALFGSISGSAVANVYATGSFTIPLMKRIGYQPHFAGAVEAVASAGGQIMPPIMGAGAFVMAALLGVPFNKIMVAAILPSLFYYGAVLLMVHLTAVKDGLKGLPADELPSKKAVFKRLYMMSPVVLLVYMLLLGYTPMYGAIAGITLAWALSLINPTLRMGPKKVLEAIHDGSENIPIICTACASAGLVVGSVALSGIGFKFVSAVISIARGNSLLALILIALVSLILGMGLPTTSAYILGAALGVPALVKMGFLPIAAHLFVFYYAIVSNITPPVALAAYAAASIADSSPNKTGFAACKLGILAFIVPFAFCYDPGLILQGVLTENLTSLISGIGALTGIAFALTGYARGPLPLWHRTAFAISALAALYHHPLLSMASVVFTVFLFMLSKPKVVEVTC; this comes from the coding sequence ATGAGAAAACTTGACGGTTTTGTAGCAAAGGCATTATATGTCTATGTCCTTGCTATGGGTTTCTTCCATCTTTATACTGCTGTATTTGGTACCTTTGAGGCCTTTCTCCAAAGGGCAATTCACTTAACGTGGGTGCTGCCTATGGCCTTTGTGCTCTATCCCCTTGTCCCCTTTAAAAAAGACCAGCTTCCTGATACAACAGTGCCCTGGTATGATTGGATTCTTGCTGCTGCTTCCGCGGCTCCTGGCCTATACATCATGATTAATTATGACCAACTCATGATGCGTATGCAGGGAGTTGATGAACTCACCACTGCCCAGCTCATACTTGGCACCATGTTGATCGTGCTTCTTCTGGAAGCAACTCGGCGCATCGTAGGGCTGCCCCTTGTGATCGTAGCATTAGTCTTTACAGTTTATACTTACGTATGTGATGCCAGTTTTCTTCCCTCTGTACTTAGAGGAGTGCCTACAGAATTCGACAGAATTATCGAGGGTATGTTCCTAACAGATGAGGGGATTTTCTCTTCGTCGCTGGGGGTTTCCGCAACCTTTGTAATGATCTTCCTTATTTTTGGCGGTTTCCTTGAGAAAAGCGGCGTCGGCGAATATTTCATGGAATTTGCGCAGGCCTTTACCGGAACTGCAGCTGGGGGACCTGCTAAGATAGCTGTGGTTAGTTCGGCCCTGTTCGGTTCCATATCTGGATCAGCTGTGGCCAACGTCTATGCCACAGGCTCTTTTACCATCCCACTAATGAAGCGTATTGGCTACCAACCTCATTTTGCCGGAGCCGTAGAAGCTGTTGCCAGTGCCGGGGGACAGATTATGCCTCCTATCATGGGCGCCGGCGCATTCGTTATGGCAGCCCTCTTAGGGGTTCCGTTCAATAAGATTATGGTTGCCGCTATTCTCCCCTCACTCTTCTACTATGGCGCTGTTCTTCTGATGGTTCACCTTACTGCAGTCAAAGACGGGCTTAAAGGGCTTCCAGCTGATGAGCTGCCCTCTAAAAAAGCTGTATTCAAGCGACTGTATATGATGTCTCCCGTTGTTCTGCTTGTTTATATGCTTTTGCTTGGATATACCCCCATGTATGGGGCCATTGCCGGCATAACTTTGGCTTGGGCTTTGTCGCTTATTAATCCAACCCTGCGTATGGGACCCAAAAAGGTTCTTGAAGCCATACATGATGGATCTGAAAACATCCCCATTATCTGTACGGCATGTGCCTCTGCTGGATTGGTGGTTGGATCGGTAGCTCTTTCAGGTATCGGTTTTAAGTTCGTCAGTGCTGTTATCAGCATTGCCCGCGGAAACTCACTGCTGGCGCTTATTTTGATCGCTCTGGTTTCCCTTATTCTTGGCATGGGACTGCCTACAACCAGCGCCTACATTCTCGGTGCGGCGTTAGGTGTTCCCGCCCTCGTTAAGATGGGTTTTCTTCCAATAGCGGCACATCTCTTCGTGTTCTATTACGCCATTGTTTCCAACATTACGCCGCCAGTAGCACTGGCCGCTTATGCTGCTGCATCTATTGCGGACTCATCGCCTAACAAAACCGGTTTTGCTGCTTGTAAACTGGGTATCTTAGCATTTATTGTACCCTTCGCTTTCTGCTACGATCCAGGTCTTATACTTCAGGGCGTACTTACAGAGAACTTAACGTCTCTCATAAGCGGAATAGGAGCTCTTACCGGCATCGCTTTCGCTTTGACAGGTTATGCCCGTGGTCCTCTGCCCTTATGGCACAGAACAGCTTTTGCCATCTCAGCTTTGGCTGCACTATATCATCATCCATTGCTTTCAATGGCCAGTGTGGTATTCACAGTGTTTCTTTTTATGCTATCCAAGCCGAAAGTTGTTGAAGTTACTTGCTGA
- a CDS encoding PDZ domain-containing protein → MKRILGMLLIILTLLIVMASSSFAAKLYTTTIHETTVEEVQDMILEVMTGKNFTVDEVDKYKIIVAKNFGDGFWVTSQLCKVKFNMLERDGNIKLMVSETELVQGQLARQRSIDHLIPLIKEIRNKIDGTPMDQIASEAVNQLPGSGNERQKALGIILGDKNGEGYILIPKVEPGSLAADEGLLPKDIIIEVNGRSTKEMESSALKSYLANKFAANASIMLFYNRNDTTEMVILKQQM, encoded by the coding sequence ATGAAACGTATTCTTGGAATGCTTCTTATCATATTAACCTTATTGATAGTTATGGCATCATCTTCCTTCGCCGCTAAACTCTATACTACGACAATCCATGAAACAACAGTGGAAGAAGTGCAAGACATGATTTTAGAAGTCATGACTGGCAAAAATTTTACAGTTGATGAAGTAGACAAATACAAAATTATAGTTGCAAAGAATTTTGGTGATGGGTTTTGGGTGACATCACAGCTATGCAAGGTAAAATTCAACATGTTAGAGCGTGACGGGAACATCAAGTTGATGGTTAGTGAAACGGAGTTAGTGCAGGGTCAACTTGCACGTCAACGATCAATCGACCATCTTATTCCTCTTATTAAAGAAATTCGCAATAAAATTGACGGAACACCAATGGATCAGATTGCCAGCGAAGCCGTTAATCAACTTCCTGGCTCTGGAAATGAACGGCAAAAAGCTCTTGGGATTATTCTAGGAGATAAAAATGGTGAGGGATACATTCTTATTCCAAAAGTAGAACCTGGGAGCTTAGCTGCAGATGAAGGTCTGCTGCCTAAAGACATCATTATTGAAGTCAACGGCCGTAGTACCAAAGAAATGGAAAGCAGCGCTCTAAAATCTTACCTGGCGAATAAATTTGCAGCAAATGCTTCAATCATGCTTTTTTATAATCGGAATGACACGACAGAAATGGTTATTTTAAAACAACAAATGTAG
- a CDS encoding glutamate synthase-related protein, with product MSFSPSLSSGFTAARNRSKYISPQSGMCSLCADKCLGTCEIGQAAVLGKMSVYPTTTGPNQIASEKDYPVDFSHFNINGRAFGAIGTEADYEHAEIFNVNLASEYGNDNKIKLDLPIVLPALIKMNWVDYFGGAAMAGVTCMIGEDARNKDDELKIENGKISSFPMLQKIHDSFYKYYRGVGQMVLQCNVDDHLMGVPEIALNKYGFEALEFKFGQGAKGTQPANRIKDYDEAVKKVECGALVFPNPFDPKIIELKEKGCCPNFYTYGRLPMWTEESMSKRISELRAMGMKNVYFKMAGFDPSDVERVINMAVENRVDMVTFDGAGGGSGYSPSKMMNEWSLPTILLEKVVVDICAKLQKQGKVLPAMVMTGGFASEDQIFKSLAYGDGFINAIGVCRASMAAAMTGKTIGDEIKAGRTPEFFKKFGSTVDEVFHDLADLRGIYGKEADNFSTGAIGVFSYLNKLAFGLRHFAALNRKFDLKYFDRSDLIPLTYYASDLMG from the coding sequence ATGTCATTTTCACCAAGTTTAAGTTCAGGCTTTACGGCAGCAAGAAACAGAAGTAAGTATATTTCTCCTCAGTCAGGAATGTGTTCTTTGTGTGCAGATAAATGTTTGGGAACTTGTGAGATTGGTCAGGCAGCAGTTCTGGGAAAGATGTCTGTTTATCCCACAACTACAGGCCCTAATCAGATTGCGTCGGAAAAGGATTATCCAGTAGATTTTTCTCATTTCAACATAAACGGTCGTGCTTTTGGCGCCATAGGGACAGAGGCTGATTATGAACATGCTGAGATATTTAACGTTAATCTGGCTTCTGAATATGGTAATGATAATAAAATAAAGCTGGATCTGCCTATTGTTTTGCCCGCTTTAATAAAAATGAACTGGGTTGATTATTTTGGTGGCGCTGCTATGGCAGGAGTTACCTGCATGATAGGGGAAGATGCAAGGAACAAAGACGATGAACTGAAAATAGAGAACGGTAAAATTTCATCGTTCCCTATGCTTCAAAAAATCCATGATAGCTTTTATAAATATTATCGAGGAGTCGGGCAGATGGTGCTTCAGTGCAACGTCGATGACCACCTTATGGGCGTTCCTGAAATAGCTTTGAACAAATATGGCTTTGAGGCTCTGGAATTTAAGTTCGGTCAGGGTGCCAAGGGAACTCAACCGGCCAACAGGATTAAGGACTATGACGAGGCCGTAAAAAAAGTTGAGTGCGGAGCTCTTGTATTTCCCAATCCATTTGATCCTAAAATAATAGAACTTAAGGAAAAGGGTTGTTGTCCTAATTTTTACACTTACGGAAGACTGCCGATGTGGACGGAAGAATCAATGTCAAAACGGATTTCTGAACTACGCGCCATGGGGATGAAAAACGTCTACTTCAAAATGGCTGGTTTCGATCCGTCTGATGTGGAACGTGTAATCAATATGGCAGTGGAAAACAGAGTTGACATGGTAACATTTGATGGCGCTGGCGGTGGTTCAGGCTATAGCCCCTCGAAGATGATGAATGAATGGTCTCTCCCGACAATTTTGCTTGAAAAAGTTGTCGTAGATATCTGTGCAAAACTACAAAAACAGGGCAAGGTTCTTCCTGCAATGGTCATGACTGGTGGTTTTGCCAGTGAAGATCAGATATTCAAGTCTCTTGCATATGGAGATGGATTTATTAATGCTATTGGTGTCTGTCGTGCCTCTATGGCAGCAGCCATGACAGGAAAGACAATTGGAGACGAGATAAAAGCAGGCAGAACGCCCGAATTCTTCAAGAAATTTGGCAGTACTGTAGATGAGGTTTTTCATGATCTCGCTGACCTCAGAGGGATATATGGAAAAGAAGCTGACAACTTCTCTACAGGAGCAATTGGAGTTTTCTCCTATCTCAATAAATTGGCATTTGGCCTGAGACATTTTGCTGCTTTAAACCGTAAGTTCGATCTAAAATATTTTGACAGGAGCGATTTGATTCCGCTTACATACTACGCAAGCGATCTTATGGGTTAA
- a CDS encoding KTSC domain-containing protein: protein MDRQNVNSSIIRSIGYDANNSTLEIEFNSGPVWQYFDFPESLWLEFEASESKGHFFRLKIKNQYSESRVG from the coding sequence ATGGACAGACAAAATGTTAATTCATCAATAATTCGAAGCATTGGCTATGATGCAAACAATTCTACCCTTGAAATTGAATTCAATAGTGGTCCAGTTTGGCAATATTTTGATTTTCCTGAATCACTTTGGCTTGAGTTTGAAGCCTCAGAATCAAAAGGGCATTTTTTTCGTCTAAAGATAAAAAATCAATACTCTGAATCAAGAGTAGGATAA
- a CDS encoding TAXI family TRAP transporter solute-binding subunit, which translates to MKKFVILLLALTCVFSASMVAADTPDQLRFMAGPPGGNWFALGGALADLWSQKTVPTTSITGGAVANIINADKGKGDFGFSNTSMVAVAQKGAGAPFEEQVKNATILANLYTQYTYFLARKDFVEKHNIKSLDDLVARKIPTRFATLKTGTGSEFIINGIFKSGFGLDYRKALKEWGGSVEYASYSDGADLIADKHIDIFAFSVGKVASIVMQVESQTDIVILGMEQETLDKVGADYGTVTFTVDPGIYKSVKDTPVKVVGDYTCIVVRNDLDEKMVYDLCKTMHENQESLSKAVVDIKELNPATAIPGDPIKSHAGAIKYWTEAAKK; encoded by the coding sequence TTGAAAAAATTCGTTATTTTACTCCTTGCCTTGACCTGTGTGTTTTCCGCTTCAATGGTTGCTGCTGACACGCCTGATCAGCTGCGTTTTATGGCGGGACCGCCGGGTGGTAACTGGTTTGCCCTGGGTGGTGCTCTTGCTGACCTATGGTCTCAGAAAACTGTTCCCACCACTAGCATTACCGGTGGTGCCGTGGCCAACATCATCAACGCTGATAAGGGTAAAGGTGATTTCGGTTTTTCTAACACGTCCATGGTTGCCGTAGCCCAAAAAGGCGCTGGCGCTCCCTTCGAAGAGCAGGTTAAAAATGCTACTATACTTGCTAACCTCTATACACAGTACACATATTTCCTCGCCCGCAAAGATTTCGTAGAAAAACATAACATTAAGTCCCTTGATGATTTGGTTGCCCGCAAGATCCCAACACGTTTTGCAACTCTTAAGACCGGTACAGGCTCCGAGTTTATTATCAACGGTATTTTTAAATCTGGCTTTGGGCTTGACTATCGCAAGGCCCTGAAGGAATGGGGTGGCTCTGTAGAATATGCCTCCTACTCTGACGGCGCAGATCTTATCGCAGACAAACATATTGATATTTTTGCCTTCTCAGTAGGCAAGGTCGCCTCCATCGTTATGCAGGTAGAGAGCCAGACTGATATTGTGATACTTGGAATGGAACAGGAAACCCTTGATAAAGTTGGTGCCGATTACGGTACTGTAACCTTTACAGTAGATCCCGGCATCTACAAATCCGTTAAAGATACACCTGTAAAGGTTGTGGGAGACTACACCTGCATAGTGGTACGCAACGACCTCGACGAAAAAATGGTTTACGACCTCTGCAAAACAATGCATGAGAATCAGGAATCCCTTTCCAAGGCAGTGGTGGACATAAAAGAACTGAATCCCGCAACGGCGATTCCTGGAGATCCTATCAAGAGCCATGCAGGAGCAATAAAATACTGGACAGAGGCCGCCAAGAAATAG